The sequence below is a genomic window from Pyrobaculum sp. 3827-6.
GTGGTGAAGCTAATGGCCGCCCGGGGGCTCACCCCCACCAGAGCCGTGACGCCCAGCGGAGTCCCCGCCTTCATGATATGAACTGCCTCCAGCTCACCCTCTACCCAAGCCTAACCCTCACCCTCTTGGACGAGAACTACGTGAAGAAGTTCGGCGTGAAGAAGGGGACGCGGGCGTGGGAGGACCTGTATATATCTGGCCGGTGGTACAGCCCGTGGAGGTATATAAACGAGGCCGACGGCCCTCTCCGCGACGTGGTTCATCGGTTGGCCGAGAAATACGGCGACTGTGTCGGCATATCCATATCGCCGGGCGACGAGGATTTAATATTCGCCGCCGCCTTCCTCACCCAGAACACGAACTACCACACCAACGTCCTCAGGTGGACAAGACAGCTCTTCACAGCCACGGAGGACGTCGGAGAGATGGCCGAGATAGCCCCCACCGTGGCGAGGAGCTACCAGCTCCAGAGGCTACCCGCCGCCATACGGGACTACCTCGCCTTGGGGAGGCCCAGGGATAGGAGAGAGTTGCTGAGGATAAGGGGGGTGGGGCCGAAGGTGGCCGACCTGTACCTACTCTTCACAGGCGACACCACCTCTGCCCCCGTGGACAAGCACTACATGAGAATCGCGCCGAGGCTCGGCCTAGCCGGCGCCCCGCCCAGCCCCGCACACTGTAGGAGATACACATGCGGGGAGTGCCCCATCGCCCACAGGTGCCTCAGAGGCCTCTCCCAGACGAAGCTGGGCAGACTCGCCGGCTGGGTCCAGACTCTAGCCTATCTAGTGGACAAGGGGGCGCTACCGGCGGTTTAATTTATAAACAGTCAAGAAGCCCACGGTGTATGGGGTGGAGGAGGAGTTTGTAGTAACGCCCTGGGAGGTCAGGGGCAGAGTCGACTACGACAAGCTTCTTAAACACTTCGGCGCCAAGCCCCTCACAAGCGGCGAGGTGGCTCTGCTGGAGAGGTACGCCGGGGAGGTGCACCCCCTAATCAGGCGGGGCTTCTTCTACGCCCACAGAGACTTCGACTTCATACTAAAGTGGCACGGCGAGGGGAGGCCGTGGGCGCTCTACACCGGGCGGGGCCCCAGCGGCCCGGTGCACATCGGCCACATGGTGCCGTGGATACTGCTAAAGTGGTTCTCAGACAGATTCAACCTAGAGGTGTACTTCCAGATGACAGACGACGAGAAGTTCTACGACGACCCCGAGATGAAGCTAGAAGAGGCCACCAACTGGGCGTACGAAAACGCCCTCGACGTAATAGCGCTGGGCTTCACCCCCGACAAGCTCCACCTAATAATAGACACAAAAGACATAGAGCCGCTGTACCCAATAGCGGTGCGCGTCGCGAAGAAGCTGACGTGGAGCACGGTGAAGGCCACCTTCGGCTTCACAGACTCCACCAACATAGGCCTCATATTCTACCCCTCTCTACAAATCGCCGTGGCCTTCCTCCCCACGGAGCTCAGAAGAGAGGCAACCCCCGTCCTCATACCCTGCGCAATCGACCAAGACCCCTACTTCAGACTCGCCCGCGACATCGCCGACACCCTCGGCTACCCCAAGCCCACCACCCTCTACTCCAAATTCATCATGGCCCTCACCGGGGAGAGCAAGATGTCCGCCTCCAACCCCGACTCGGCCATATACACCCTAGACGACGAGAAGGCCGTGAAGCGCAAAATCATGAACGCCTACACAGGCGGCCGCCCAACCGCCGAGGAGCAGCGCAAATACGGCGGAAACCCCGACATATGCCCAGTCTTCCACTACCACATGCTATTCGACCCAGACGACTCCTCCGTGGAGAAGATTAGACAAGACTGCAGAAGCGGCGCCCTCCTATGCGGCGAGTGCAAGCTAAAGCTCCACGAGAAGATAGCCAAATTCCTAAAAGAACACAGAGACAGGAGAGAGAAGGCCAGAGGGAAGGTAGACCAATACAGACTAAGCCAGAAAATCAGATAACCCAGCGACGCCAGACAAAACGCGGCGACAGCCGCGGCAAAAAACAGCGCCTAACTAACTATCTTCCCCACCGCGTAGGACCCCCCAACCTTCTCAATCTGGATCTTCACCCTCTGGCCAGGCTCCGCGCCAGGCACAAACACCACAAACCCCTCAACCCTAGCCACGCCATCGCCCCTCCTAGACCTCTCCACAATCTCAACCTCAACAACATCACCCTCCTTAACCGGTTTAGGCCCCGACGGGCCACGCCGCCCACGGGGCGGACCCCTTCTAGTTCCTCGTTCCATCTGTGCCAATGAATATGGGTATATAAACCTTTGCACAGACAGAAAAACGGCGGAGGGCGGCCGGGCACAGATAAAAACAGCTGAAGGCCGTGAAACGTGCTTACTGACTTCGAGGCGCTGAGGGCGTACCTCGAAGCCAGAAACACCGCGGTCTCCAGCATACGCGACGTCGTGGAGACCGCCCAGAAGATAATCAGCGGCGGGGAGCTCTCCAAGAGTGAGAAGAGAACCGCGGATTTGCTGTGGCACCTCGGACTAGTGTTAAAGACGCCGGGGGGCGCGCTGACGCCCACGGCCCAGCTAAGAGCAGTGGCCCGGGGTAGCCTTGATAGCTACAGCCTAATAGCCAGGAGGCTGGCTAGGTGGACTCCCATGAGGATACTGCTGAGATACCTAGCCGCCAAGGGAGGCGCCGCGGGGCTAGACGACGTTGCGGAGGAGCTCGGAGCCGAAATGAAAAATGTGACCGGGAAATACCTCCCCGTCTTGAAGCTAGCCAACCCCAGGCTCAAAGCCCCTGTATCCAAGCCCTTCAACCCACACGTCGTTGAGGCTGTGCTCTTCAAACTAGGGGCAGAGGTAGGCCTCCTCACCTACGACCGGGCACACAAGACGGCAAGCTTGACAGAGCTAGCGGAGGAGCACATGGAGCAACAAGGCGTGGAGGTCGTGAGAACGGCCCCAGGGAGCCCCATAGTGCTGGCCGCCGTGGCCGCAGCAGTAGCGTCTGCGAATAAGGTGCACATAATATCGCCCTGGGTCGACGACAAGGTGGCGCAGGCCCTAGATCCCTTGCTCCACGGGAGAAGGGCAGTGGTGATTAGCAGAGAGCCGCGCGACGAGTCCCACAGACGTGGGCTGGAGATACTGTCAAAACACGGCGAGGTCCACTGCTACAGACACCTACACACAAAACTCGTAGTGGGGATATCCGCAGTAGTTACAAGCGCCAATTTGGTATACACAAGCATGCTCCGCAACATAGAGACTGGGGTATTCTACCAAGACGCCCCGCCAGCCCTAAGATTACACGCAGAAGAAATCCTGGCGTCGGCGAGGAGATGCGATCAAAATTAGCCGCAGGGCATAGGCTAGAAAACTGGCGGGCCCGGTGGGATTCGAACCCACGACCTACGGGTTGCTCGGGCCAGGCCCGTTAAGAGCCTCGGCGGGCCCCGCCGGCCCACCGCCGCTCTACCAGGCTGAGCTACGGGCCCCCTTTACTAATATTATACATGTTTTTAAGTTTTTTGGCTTTGGCCCAGGTCGGCGTACGCAAGTCCCAGCATCGCCGGCGCCCAAGTCGCCGCCGAGGAGTAGCATCTGCTCATGACCCCCCTCCGCCCCTTCCATTTCTCCATTCTCAAGATCTTGAGCGGGTTGGCCGTCCTCATGGAATCTGACTGGCTCCCAACCTGGCGTGGGCGTATGTCCACACTTGCCGTCTCTGGTTTTTCAAAACCAGAGGCCGCGGCGTTTCTGGCTTCTAGAGCCTCGAAACCGCTGGGCGTCTGCAGTTGTTCATCCCCGGCCACGGCATTCTTCACATCTCAGCATTGCCGGCCCCAATCACCGTATCTAAGTGGGGGAGGGGCTTAAATCTCTTCGCGCCAGGGTGAAGGAGTGGGGTATTGGAAGGGGTCCGCCCCGCGGGCGGCGTGGGTGCTATATCTCTTTCTCGCCGGTGTGTAGCCAGGTTAGCTTGGTGAGGTCGATTTCCTTGCCCTGTTTTAGGAGGGACGTCATGTTCCAAGTTATGACGCCTATGATTATGTGTTTGCATATCTTGCCTCCTATCGTGTTGCCTTCGCATGTGCACTTAGCTCCGTAGTATCCAACGGCGGTGTAGTACCACACGTCTGGCTTCTTCTCGGAGCGCACGGCGAGTCTTATCCCCGCGATCTCCCCGCCGCGCTCGACTAGCTCCACGATGCGGACCTTGTCGGGGGTGGCGTAGAGGTAGAGATCGAGCACCCTTTCAATCCTCACGCCCAGTGTCCTCGAGAGGGTTAGGAGGAAGGACCTGACCTTCTCCTCAATCTGTGGTTGCGGCATTTACGAAATCTACGTCGCCCGCCACTAGGGATATCCTGGAGTGCGGCTTGGTGTCGCCCATCACCACGTACCTAAAGCCGTCTACGTATTTGCCTATCGTCAACGCCCCCGCCACGTCGAGCAGTCTGAGCTTGCCCCGGAGGTCTAGGAAGCCGCGGGCTGTGCCCTCCACCGTGTACGCCAGCTCGGCGGCGGAGCTGCCGAGGCTCCTCCCCCTCAGCCCCAGCCGCCTCACGACTTCGCAGGTCTTTGGGGGGAAGCTGTTGCTCACTGCCACGAATACTATATTGCTCCTCGGGGTCCTCCTCAACGGCTTTCCGTTTTTGCGGGCGCCGACGCCGGGGGCCGCCGTGTAGACGTCTCCCGTGGGGGGTATCGCCACGACGGCGTATTCTAAATCGGCCAGGGTGCCCTCTCTATGTTTCCCGGCTGCGATGGATACGGCGAAGAAGGGCACGCCTACGGCGTAGTTCAGCGACCCGTCGAGTGGGTCGAGGACGAAGATGTAGCGCTCGTCTCCCCACCTGTAGATGCCGCCTTCCTCTGCGTATAGGACGCCGCCTTCTTTAAAGGCCTCTCTGAGCATTTTGTATATGAGCGTCTCCGCGGCGATGTCCACCTCCCTGGTGACGTCGTCCTCTTTACGCGACACGACGTCTACGCCTCTGCCGGCTCTGAAGTACTCCATTAAAAAATGCGAGGCGCGGACCGCCACGGCCTCCAAGACGCCGAGCACGGCCCAACAATCACTATTATTTAAATAGTCTACATACAGAACCGCTGGCGTTTTAAGCCCCGGGCCCCCGGGCTACATGGAGAAGGTGAAGAAGAGGTTTGTAATCGCGGCGGTGGGCGTTTTTTAGACTCTGATCTTCACGTCGAGGAAGTTCTCAGAAAGCCTAGCCCCCTCTGTCTCCAGCTCCAGGTCTAGGACGTAGTCCACGTACTTGGCGGCGCTCGCCACGGCTGTTATGTAGTCAACGACGTCGTTGCCCAGCACCCTCTCCAAGTCGCGGAGGCCGGAGACCGCGAAGACCCAGGGCTTGAGGCGGCCCGAGTATATATTATACAGCACCTCCACAATGTCTTTGAAGGTGGCGGCGACCCTCACCCTGTCCTCGTCGAGCTCAGCGGGGAGGGTGGTGGCGGGGAAGAGGGAGAGGTAAAACACGTCGCGCGCGGCGGCGACCTCCTCCAGCTTCTTGGCGAGGGCCTTCTTGTCCCTACCGTACACCCCCACGATCTGCGACTTGTAGAGCTCCCCCACGCCGAGGAGAGAGGCGTCCTCCTGCAGGGGTATCTTCGCCACCTGGGGCCTCCTGGGCGTGTAGACGTAGACGAGGCCCACCCCCTCTACGAAGTCGAAGAGAAGGCGCTCGCTGGGCGGGGCGAAGCGGGACTTCACCAGCTTTATATACCTCACCGTGTGGCCAACGGCGTTCTCCTTGTACCCAACCCTCACCAGATTGTCGGCGATGTAGAACACCTGCCGGTGGACCCCCTCCACCACGGCTATAATGGGCATGTCCTTGGCGAGCTGGTAGAGGAAGCCGTGGACGAGCTCCTCAAGCTTCTCCCCCCGCGGCGCTATTCCGTTTACTGAGTCCACCACCAGCGCCTCGTATTCATGTATGTGGTCGGCCACGAACTTGGCTATGTTGCCTCTAAAGGCGCGGGGGAAGTCGAACACGTAGAACTTATCCGCCCTCGCCCCCACCCGCATAAACACCTCCTTCAACACGCCCGGCGGCTCGTTGGTGCTGATCCACAGAACCCTGTTGGCGACCCTGTCGGCCAGCTTCGCCGCGACGCTTGTCTTGCCGCTACCCGGCGGCCCGTAAACCACAGTAAAGCCCCTAGACGCCGGCAAAAGATCAGACACGCCACATACTAACAACGAGTTTTAAAACTTGCCGCGCCCCCACCCGGCGAAGAGCCTCACGACGACCAGCCCCGCGAAGCCTCTCTATACGCAAGCATTTCTACAACATGCGCGGCGAAGAGAATAAGCAAGCCCAGAGGCGCCGTGACCACCGGGACGAGGAAGGCGACGCCCACCAGCGTGACCACATAAGCCGTGTGGAACCTCAAAACCCCGGTATGTCTATACATATGCTTGAGGTACAGCACATGCGTGGCTAGATACGCCAGCGCCAGGCCCCAGACAAGCCCCAAGACCGCCAGCGCGGTAGCCAGAGCCGCGTCCGGGGGGAGGTCCTGCAGTAGCGGCCTCTCCCTTCTCAGAAGCCCCAGCGCCAGAAGCGACAGCTCCACCACAAACAGAGCTGTGAGGAGCCGGGCCTGGACACCCGCCCACCTAACCCCCAGCTGGCTGAGCGCCATGAAGCCCCTATGGATTAGCAAGACGACGGCGAACCCCGCCGCCCCAAGGGGCAACGCCGCGAGGGCGAGGACGCCCAGGTAGGGAGACGCCGGGTTGCTAAACTCTACAAACACGGCGGACATGAGCAATGCAAAAGAGGCGGCGAGGAGCACCAAGCTGTATAGATACCCCCTGTACATGAGCCGGCAGGCAGACGCCAGATCCATAACAGAGGCGGCTTGGGGGTAAAAATAGGTGGGCCCGCCGGGATTTGAACCCGGGATCACCCGCGCGTCAGGCTGATGCGGGGCTCCGCCCCTGGGCATCCTACCGCTAGACTACGGGCCAGTTCCCCCCTATTCCACTATTTTTAAGTTTTTCTGCATTGGCCTAGGGTGGTGCACACCGGCTCTAGGCGCATGAAGGCGTCTAGGGCGCCGCCGGTGAGGCGTATCTCTCTTTCTACTCTGATCCACTTGTCCACGCCTAGGGCTTTCAGCACGGCGGCTGTTCTCAGGTAGTCGGCCTCGCGTCCGCCCTCCGCGTCTGCGTGTATGTTGACGTAGCCGCGAATCACGCCGCCGCTCTCTTTATAGAACCTGGCTTCCTTTTCCACAGCCACCTCGCGCCCCTCCTCCGCCACCACGGCTTTGATCTTGACGACTAGGTGCTCCTTCTTCTCGCTCTTCTCTGTCCACGCCTCCATCTCCTCAACACGCACTTTCATCCTCCTGCCCTCTACCTCAACCTCCCTCTCTATGGGCGGCTTCACGGAGCCCCACATCTCGCCTTCGCGGAAGTACTCCTCCAGCTGTTTACGCACTTCCACGCCCTTCCTCTCTGCCTCCCTTAGGAGCATTTCTTTCAGCCGCTGGGCTCTCTCGTCGCCGTGTAGGGCGAGCCAGCCGATGTATCTAAGGCCGTCGGCCGTTATGCGGACGAAGCCCCTCTTCCCCTCACCGGGCTCCCTTGCGGTGAAGTGGACAATGCACCACTCCCCCTCGCACCTGTCCCTCATCCCCAGCCCCCGCAGAGGCTCCACCGCGCCTCTGAAGGATTGAGGGATCTCTAGGTTCAAATTCCACAACCACGGAGCCTTCGCTTGTCATTCCTACGGAGAACCTTACGCCTTCCCACTCCGGCGTCTCTGTACTTTACTGTGTTTTATATAAGCCGTGGATGTTATAGAGCTGGGCGAGGAGTGGCGTATAGCCAAAATCGTAGCCAGGCAGGGGGATATCCTTGAGATCTACGCTTCAACAAACCCCGCACGCAATGCCTAGTGAAGGCGGTAGAGGCAAAGCCCTAGTGGTAACATGGACCGGGATAAGGCAAGAAAAACTCTCGGACGTAAGACACGACACTTTAGAGACAACTCCTGTTATGGCTCCAACTAAATGCGACACATCACGTCGTTAGCCGACGCGCCTAGAAAAGCAGAACACAGTAAGCCATTTTTCGGCGAGATGTCCCTCGCCGGAGTCGATCCATACGAGATTCTAAATACTACGTAGTATTAAATGCGCTACAATATTTAAATACACAATTATTATTACTGTTTCATGTCTCCGAAACTCACAATATTAGTAGCAGTGGTGGTGGCCATCGCCATCGGGGCGGCTTTATACCTAATAAGCAACCAAGCGCCACCAACCACAGCGCCTCAACCAACTCCAACCACAACTCAACAGACGACGCCACCCACGTCTCCAAAGACGGCGACATCTCCATCTCCAGCTCAACAGACCACACCACCCCCATCTCCAGCCACAACTCGACAAACGACGCCAACCCCCTCCACAGCCACGACCCAGCAGACGACGCCAGTCCAGAGCTCGACGTCTCCGCAGACCACAGCCACACCGCCCCAGTACATAACCATAAGAGACGTCTTGGGGAGGGAGGTGCAGATTAAGCTACCAGTCAGAAGAGTAGTAGCCATAGGCCCAGGTGCGCTTCGCCTAGTCGTATACCTCAACGCGACGGATAAATTGGCGGGGATAGAGGCCCTGGAGAAAAGGCCTCCACAGGGGAGGGATTACGGCTACGTGTTGTGGGCTAAAAACCTCACGGGCCTCCCAGTCGTAGGCCAAGGAGGGCCCGGCAGCCCCGTCAACTTCGAGGCTATTATCGAGGCGAGACCCGACGTGATAATAATGACGCCGACGCTCGCGAACACGCCAGATGAGGTACAAGCGAAGACCGGCATCCCCGTGGTAGCCGTGACTTACGGCACCACGGGCACTATAAACTTCACGGAACTGTTCTACTCGTTGAAGATATTGGGCCAGATCTTGGATAGAGAACAGAGAGCCCGCCAGCTAATCGCGTACATGCAATCGCTGATAAAAGACCTCGAGAGACGCACAGCCAACGTGACAAATAGGCCTAAGGTATACGCCGGCGCTATATCGTACAGGGGCGGACGGCCCTTCACCAGTACCCAGTCTGGCTTCCCGCCGCTTGTTCTGCTGAAGACGCCCAGCGTCGCCGATAAGTACAATATCATGCCCGGTGCCCAAATTAGCTGGGAGGCTCTCCTCAAAGAGCAACCCGACGTCGTGTTTATAGATTTGGGGAACTACCTAACTGTGGTGCAGGACTTCAACAAGTCTAAGGACCCATACTGCTCTCTCAACGCGTTTAAGCAAGGCAAGGTGTACGGGGTCTTGCCCTTCAACCACTACTGGACAAATATAGCAACTATGCTCGCCGACGCCTACTACATGGGCAAGGTGCTGTACCCAGACCGCTTCGCCGACGTCGATCCGGCCAAGAAGGCCAACGAGATATATACCGAGTTTCTGGGAATGCCCCTATACCAGAAAATAGCCAAAGACTTCGGAGGCGGCTTTAGACAGCTCAGCTTCCCATGCGGCTAAGCTTGTATCTAGCGGCCTCCGCCACAGCCCTAATACTCCTATTTTTCTACCCCCTCTGTAATTGTTTTGTGCAGGTTGGGAGGGGGGTGGAGGGGTTTGGGTTTTCCTACTGGGGGTGGCCCACTTCTGGCGTTGGTTGCTGGCGAAGTCCTCTTACCAGCTCCGTTGCTGGGGAATTTAGCTCCTCTAAGGCCGTGCGTAGCGCGTGGGGTTTCGGATAGCCGCCTCGTAGGCGC
It includes:
- a CDS encoding DNA lyase, producing the protein MNCLQLTLYPSLTLTLLDENYVKKFGVKKGTRAWEDLYISGRWYSPWRYINEADGPLRDVVHRLAEKYGDCVGISISPGDEDLIFAAAFLTQNTNYHTNVLRWTRQLFTATEDVGEMAEIAPTVARSYQLQRLPAAIRDYLALGRPRDRRELLRIRGVGPKVADLYLLFTGDTTSAPVDKHYMRIAPRLGLAGAPPSPAHCRRYTCGECPIAHRCLRGLSQTKLGRLAGWVQTLAYLVDKGALPAV
- a CDS encoding AAA family ATPase, which codes for MSDLLPASRGFTVVYGPPGSGKTSVAAKLADRVANRVLWISTNEPPGVLKEVFMRVGARADKFYVFDFPRAFRGNIAKFVADHIHEYEALVVDSVNGIAPRGEKLEELVHGFLYQLAKDMPIIAVVEGVHRQVFYIADNLVRVGYKENAVGHTVRYIKLVKSRFAPPSERLLFDFVEGVGLVYVYTPRRPQVAKIPLQEDASLLGVGELYKSQIVGVYGRDKKALAKKLEEVAAARDVFYLSLFPATTLPAELDEDRVRVAATFKDIVEVLYNIYSGRLKPWVFAVSGLRDLERVLGNDVVDYITAVASAAKYVDYVLDLELETEGARLSENFLDVKIRV
- a CDS encoding tryptophan--tRNA ligase → MEEEFVVTPWEVRGRVDYDKLLKHFGAKPLTSGEVALLERYAGEVHPLIRRGFFYAHRDFDFILKWHGEGRPWALYTGRGPSGPVHIGHMVPWILLKWFSDRFNLEVYFQMTDDEKFYDDPEMKLEEATNWAYENALDVIALGFTPDKLHLIIDTKDIEPLYPIAVRVAKKLTWSTVKATFGFTDSTNIGLIFYPSLQIAVAFLPTELRREATPVLIPCAIDQDPYFRLARDIADTLGYPKPTTLYSKFIMALTGESKMSASNPDSAIYTLDDEKAVKRKIMNAYTGGRPTAEEQRKYGGNPDICPVFHYHMLFDPDDSSVEKIRQDCRSGALLCGECKLKLHEKIAKFLKEHRDRREKARGKVDQYRLSQKIR
- a CDS encoding inositol monophosphatase family protein; the encoded protein is MLGVLEAVAVRASHFLMEYFRAGRGVDVVSRKEDDVTREVDIAAETLIYKMLREAFKEGGVLYAEEGGIYRWGDERYIFVLDPLDGSLNYAVGVPFFAVSIAAGKHREGTLADLEYAVVAIPPTGDVYTAAPGVGARKNGKPLRRTPRSNIVFVAVSNSFPPKTCEVVRRLGLRGRSLGSSAAELAYTVEGTARGFLDLRGKLRLLDVAGALTIGKYVDGFRYVVMGDTKPHSRISLVAGDVDFVNAATTD
- a CDS encoding iron ABC transporter substrate-binding protein is translated as MSPKLTILVAVVVAIAIGAALYLISNQAPPTTAPQPTPTTTQQTTPPTSPKTATSPSPAQQTTPPPSPATTRQTTPTPSTATTQQTTPVQSSTSPQTTATPPQYITIRDVLGREVQIKLPVRRVVAIGPGALRLVVYLNATDKLAGIEALEKRPPQGRDYGYVLWAKNLTGLPVVGQGGPGSPVNFEAIIEARPDVIIMTPTLANTPDEVQAKTGIPVVAVTYGTTGTINFTELFYSLKILGQILDREQRARQLIAYMQSLIKDLERRTANVTNRPKVYAGAISYRGGRPFTSTQSGFPPLVLLKTPSVADKYNIMPGAQISWEALLKEQPDVVFIDLGNYLTVVQDFNKSKDPYCSLNAFKQGKVYGVLPFNHYWTNIATMLADAYYMGKVLYPDRFADVDPAKKANEIYTEFLGMPLYQKIAKDFGGGFRQLSFPCG
- a CDS encoding TRAM domain-containing protein — its product is MERGTRRGPPRGRRGPSGPKPVKEGDVVEVEIVERSRRGDGVARVEGFVVFVPGAEPGQRVKIQIEKVGGSYAVGKIVS
- a CDS encoding SWIM zinc finger family protein codes for the protein MPQPQIEEKVRSFLLTLSRTLGVRIERVLDLYLYATPDKVRIVELVERGGEIAGIRLAVRSEKKPDVWYYTAVGYYGAKCTCEGNTIGGKICKHIIIGVITWNMTSLLKQGKEIDLTKLTWLHTGEKEI